One Phaseolus vulgaris cultivar G19833 chromosome 4, P. vulgaris v2.0, whole genome shotgun sequence DNA window includes the following coding sequences:
- the LOC137837604 gene encoding short-chain dehydrogenase TIC 32, chloroplastic-like isoform X13: MGIRNMAAGAEIKETILRDNPTAKIGMMELDLSSLESVRKFAAQFKSCGLPLNILVNNAGIMATPFKLSKDNIELQFATNHIGHFLLTNLLLETMKQTAIEQRKEGRIVNVSSRRHKLSYPEGIRFDKINDESGYNSLSAYGQSKLANVLHANELARRLKEEGTKITANSISPGPIATNLFRYHSLIDVVVGLLGKYVMKNIQQGAATTCYVALHPQLKGLTGRYFGDSNLAEASSQAADPELARKLWEHSSNLVKS; this comes from the exons ATGGGGATCAGAAATATGGCAGCTGGTGCGGAGATCAAGGAAACGATACTAAGAGATAACCCAACTGCAAAAATTGGCATGATGGAGCTGGACCTTAGCTCACTGGAATCAGTTAGGAAATTTGCAGCACAATTCAAATCCTGTGGtcttcctctaaatatacttgt TAATAATGCAGGAATCATGGCAACACCATTCAAGCTTTCCAAAGACAACATAGAATTACAATTTGCAACAAACCATATAG GTCATTTTCTTTTGACAAACTTATTGCTTGAAACAATGAAACAGACTGCTATTGAACAAAGGAAGGAGGGAAGGATCGTGAATGTCTCATCAAGACGTCATAAATTATCATATCCTGAAGGGATTAGATTTGATAAAATTAATGATGAATCAGG GTATAATAGTTTGTCTGCATATGGGCAGTCAAAGCTTGCCAATGTTTTGCATGCCAATGAGCTTGCCAGACGGCTTAAG GAAGAGGGCACAAAGATAACTGCAAACTCAATTAGCCCAGGACCAATTGCCACCAATCTATTTCGTTATCACAGTTTAATAGATG TGGTTGTTGGTCTACTTGGTAAATATGTGATGAAAAATATTCAGCAG GGAGCAGCAACTACATGTTACGTTGCATTGCATCCACAATTGAAAGGGTTGACTGGCCGTTACTTTGGAGATAGTAACTTAGCTGAAGCAAGTTCACAAGCAGCTGATCCAGAGCTGGCAAGGAAACTGTGGGAACATAGCTCAAATTTGGTCAAATCTTGA
- the LOC137837604 gene encoding short-chain dehydrogenase TIC 32, chloroplastic-like isoform X3, with protein MWWLGRKGPSGFSASSTAEEVTQGIDASHLTAIVTGATSGIGVETARVLALRGVHVVMGIRNMAAGAEIKETILRDNPTAKIGMMELDLSSLESVRKFAAQFKSCGLPLNILVNNAGIMATPFKLSKDNIELQFATNHIGHFLLTNLLLETMKQTAIEQRKEGRIVNVSSRRHKLSYPEGIRFDKINDESGYNSLSAYGQSKLANVLHANELARRLKEEGTKITANSISPGPIATNLFRYHSLIDVVVGLLGKYVMKNIQQGAATTCYVALHPQLKGLTGRYFGDSNLAEASSQAADPELARKLWEHSSNLVKS; from the exons ATGTGGTGGTTGGGAAGAAAAGGACCTTCAGGATTCTCAGCTTCTTCTACTGCTGAGGAAGTTACTCAAGGGATTGATGCCTCTCACCTCACTGCCATTGTTACAG GGGCAACTAGTGGAATTGGTGTTGAAACTGCACGTGTTCTTGCATTACGCGGTGTCCATGTTGTTATGGGGATCAGAAATATGGCAGCTGGTGCGGAGATCAAGGAAACGATACTAAGAGATAACCCAACTGCAAAAATTGGCATGATGGAGCTGGACCTTAGCTCACTGGAATCAGTTAGGAAATTTGCAGCACAATTCAAATCCTGTGGtcttcctctaaatatacttgt TAATAATGCAGGAATCATGGCAACACCATTCAAGCTTTCCAAAGACAACATAGAATTACAATTTGCAACAAACCATATAG GTCATTTTCTTTTGACAAACTTATTGCTTGAAACAATGAAACAGACTGCTATTGAACAAAGGAAGGAGGGAAGGATCGTGAATGTCTCATCAAGACGTCATAAATTATCATATCCTGAAGGGATTAGATTTGATAAAATTAATGATGAATCAGG GTATAATAGTTTGTCTGCATATGGGCAGTCAAAGCTTGCCAATGTTTTGCATGCCAATGAGCTTGCCAGACGGCTTAAG GAAGAGGGCACAAAGATAACTGCAAACTCAATTAGCCCAGGACCAATTGCCACCAATCTATTTCGTTATCACAGTTTAATAGATG TGGTTGTTGGTCTACTTGGTAAATATGTGATGAAAAATATTCAGCAG GGAGCAGCAACTACATGTTACGTTGCATTGCATCCACAATTGAAAGGGTTGACTGGCCGTTACTTTGGAGATAGTAACTTAGCTGAAGCAAGTTCACAAGCAGCTGATCCAGAGCTGGCAAGGAAACTGTGGGAACATAGCTCAAATTTGGTCAAATCTTGA
- the LOC137837604 gene encoding short-chain dehydrogenase TIC 32, chloroplastic-like isoform X11 — protein MGIRNMAAGAEIKETILRDNPTAKIGMMELDLSSLESVRKFAAQFKSCGLPLNILVNNAGIMATPFKLSKDNIELQFATNHIGHFLLTNLLLETMKQTAIEQRKEGRIVNVSSRRHKLSYPEGIRFDKINDESGYNSLSAYGQSKLANVLHANELARRLKVTNLVEQEEGTKITANSISPGPIATNLFRYHSLIDVVVGLLGKYVMKNIQQGAATTCYVALHPQLKGLTGRYFGDSNLAEASSQAADPELARKLWEHSSNLVKS, from the exons ATGGGGATCAGAAATATGGCAGCTGGTGCGGAGATCAAGGAAACGATACTAAGAGATAACCCAACTGCAAAAATTGGCATGATGGAGCTGGACCTTAGCTCACTGGAATCAGTTAGGAAATTTGCAGCACAATTCAAATCCTGTGGtcttcctctaaatatacttgt TAATAATGCAGGAATCATGGCAACACCATTCAAGCTTTCCAAAGACAACATAGAATTACAATTTGCAACAAACCATATAG GTCATTTTCTTTTGACAAACTTATTGCTTGAAACAATGAAACAGACTGCTATTGAACAAAGGAAGGAGGGAAGGATCGTGAATGTCTCATCAAGACGTCATAAATTATCATATCCTGAAGGGATTAGATTTGATAAAATTAATGATGAATCAGG GTATAATAGTTTGTCTGCATATGGGCAGTCAAAGCTTGCCAATGTTTTGCATGCCAATGAGCTTGCCAGACGGCTTAAGGTGACCAACTTAGTTGAG CAGGAAGAGGGCACAAAGATAACTGCAAACTCAATTAGCCCAGGACCAATTGCCACCAATCTATTTCGTTATCACAGTTTAATAGATG TGGTTGTTGGTCTACTTGGTAAATATGTGATGAAAAATATTCAGCAG GGAGCAGCAACTACATGTTACGTTGCATTGCATCCACAATTGAAAGGGTTGACTGGCCGTTACTTTGGAGATAGTAACTTAGCTGAAGCAAGTTCACAAGCAGCTGATCCAGAGCTGGCAAGGAAACTGTGGGAACATAGCTCAAATTTGGTCAAATCTTGA
- the LOC137837604 gene encoding short-chain dehydrogenase TIC 32, chloroplastic-like isoform X1 gives MWWLGRKGPSGFSASSTAEEVTQGIDASHLTAIVTGATSGIGVETARVLALRGVHVVMGIRNMAAGAEIKETILRDNPTAKIGMMELDLSSLESVRKFAAQFKSCGLPLNILVNNAGIMATPFKLSKDNIELQFATNHIGHFLLTNLLLETMKQTAIEQRKEGRIVNVSSRRHKLSYPEGIRFDKINDESGYNSLSAYGQSKLANVLHANELARRLKVTNLVEQEEGTKITANSISPGPIATNLFRYHSLIDVVVGLLGKYVMKNIQQGAATTCYVALHPQLKGLTGRYFGDSNLAEASSQAADPELARKLWEHSSNLVKS, from the exons ATGTGGTGGTTGGGAAGAAAAGGACCTTCAGGATTCTCAGCTTCTTCTACTGCTGAGGAAGTTACTCAAGGGATTGATGCCTCTCACCTCACTGCCATTGTTACAG GGGCAACTAGTGGAATTGGTGTTGAAACTGCACGTGTTCTTGCATTACGCGGTGTCCATGTTGTTATGGGGATCAGAAATATGGCAGCTGGTGCGGAGATCAAGGAAACGATACTAAGAGATAACCCAACTGCAAAAATTGGCATGATGGAGCTGGACCTTAGCTCACTGGAATCAGTTAGGAAATTTGCAGCACAATTCAAATCCTGTGGtcttcctctaaatatacttgt TAATAATGCAGGAATCATGGCAACACCATTCAAGCTTTCCAAAGACAACATAGAATTACAATTTGCAACAAACCATATAG GTCATTTTCTTTTGACAAACTTATTGCTTGAAACAATGAAACAGACTGCTATTGAACAAAGGAAGGAGGGAAGGATCGTGAATGTCTCATCAAGACGTCATAAATTATCATATCCTGAAGGGATTAGATTTGATAAAATTAATGATGAATCAGG GTATAATAGTTTGTCTGCATATGGGCAGTCAAAGCTTGCCAATGTTTTGCATGCCAATGAGCTTGCCAGACGGCTTAAGGTGACCAACTTAGTTGAG CAGGAAGAGGGCACAAAGATAACTGCAAACTCAATTAGCCCAGGACCAATTGCCACCAATCTATTTCGTTATCACAGTTTAATAGATG TGGTTGTTGGTCTACTTGGTAAATATGTGATGAAAAATATTCAGCAG GGAGCAGCAACTACATGTTACGTTGCATTGCATCCACAATTGAAAGGGTTGACTGGCCGTTACTTTGGAGATAGTAACTTAGCTGAAGCAAGTTCACAAGCAGCTGATCCAGAGCTGGCAAGGAAACTGTGGGAACATAGCTCAAATTTGGTCAAATCTTGA
- the LOC137837604 gene encoding short-chain dehydrogenase TIC 32, chloroplastic-like isoform X2, with protein MWWLGRKGPSGFSASSTAEEVTQGIDASHLTAIVTGATSGIGVETARVLALRGVHVVMGIRNMAAGAEIKETILRDNPTAKIGMMELDLSSLESVRKFAAQFKSCGLPLNILVNNAGIMATPFKLSKDNIELQFATNHIGHFLLTNLLLETMKQTAIEQRKEGRIVNVSSRRHKLSYPEGIRFDKINDESGYNSLSAYGQSKLANVLHANELARRLKQEEGTKITANSISPGPIATNLFRYHSLIDVVVGLLGKYVMKNIQQGAATTCYVALHPQLKGLTGRYFGDSNLAEASSQAADPELARKLWEHSSNLVKS; from the exons ATGTGGTGGTTGGGAAGAAAAGGACCTTCAGGATTCTCAGCTTCTTCTACTGCTGAGGAAGTTACTCAAGGGATTGATGCCTCTCACCTCACTGCCATTGTTACAG GGGCAACTAGTGGAATTGGTGTTGAAACTGCACGTGTTCTTGCATTACGCGGTGTCCATGTTGTTATGGGGATCAGAAATATGGCAGCTGGTGCGGAGATCAAGGAAACGATACTAAGAGATAACCCAACTGCAAAAATTGGCATGATGGAGCTGGACCTTAGCTCACTGGAATCAGTTAGGAAATTTGCAGCACAATTCAAATCCTGTGGtcttcctctaaatatacttgt TAATAATGCAGGAATCATGGCAACACCATTCAAGCTTTCCAAAGACAACATAGAATTACAATTTGCAACAAACCATATAG GTCATTTTCTTTTGACAAACTTATTGCTTGAAACAATGAAACAGACTGCTATTGAACAAAGGAAGGAGGGAAGGATCGTGAATGTCTCATCAAGACGTCATAAATTATCATATCCTGAAGGGATTAGATTTGATAAAATTAATGATGAATCAGG GTATAATAGTTTGTCTGCATATGGGCAGTCAAAGCTTGCCAATGTTTTGCATGCCAATGAGCTTGCCAGACGGCTTAAG CAGGAAGAGGGCACAAAGATAACTGCAAACTCAATTAGCCCAGGACCAATTGCCACCAATCTATTTCGTTATCACAGTTTAATAGATG TGGTTGTTGGTCTACTTGGTAAATATGTGATGAAAAATATTCAGCAG GGAGCAGCAACTACATGTTACGTTGCATTGCATCCACAATTGAAAGGGTTGACTGGCCGTTACTTTGGAGATAGTAACTTAGCTGAAGCAAGTTCACAAGCAGCTGATCCAGAGCTGGCAAGGAAACTGTGGGAACATAGCTCAAATTTGGTCAAATCTTGA
- the LOC137837604 gene encoding short-chain dehydrogenase TIC 32, chloroplastic-like isoform X12 — MGIRNMAAGAEIKETILRDNPTAKIGMMELDLSSLESVRKFAAQFKSCGLPLNILVNNAGIMATPFKLSKDNIELQFATNHIGHFLLTNLLLETMKQTAIEQRKEGRIVNVSSRRHKLSYPEGIRFDKINDESGYNSLSAYGQSKLANVLHANELARRLKQEEGTKITANSISPGPIATNLFRYHSLIDVVVGLLGKYVMKNIQQGAATTCYVALHPQLKGLTGRYFGDSNLAEASSQAADPELARKLWEHSSNLVKS; from the exons ATGGGGATCAGAAATATGGCAGCTGGTGCGGAGATCAAGGAAACGATACTAAGAGATAACCCAACTGCAAAAATTGGCATGATGGAGCTGGACCTTAGCTCACTGGAATCAGTTAGGAAATTTGCAGCACAATTCAAATCCTGTGGtcttcctctaaatatacttgt TAATAATGCAGGAATCATGGCAACACCATTCAAGCTTTCCAAAGACAACATAGAATTACAATTTGCAACAAACCATATAG GTCATTTTCTTTTGACAAACTTATTGCTTGAAACAATGAAACAGACTGCTATTGAACAAAGGAAGGAGGGAAGGATCGTGAATGTCTCATCAAGACGTCATAAATTATCATATCCTGAAGGGATTAGATTTGATAAAATTAATGATGAATCAGG GTATAATAGTTTGTCTGCATATGGGCAGTCAAAGCTTGCCAATGTTTTGCATGCCAATGAGCTTGCCAGACGGCTTAAG CAGGAAGAGGGCACAAAGATAACTGCAAACTCAATTAGCCCAGGACCAATTGCCACCAATCTATTTCGTTATCACAGTTTAATAGATG TGGTTGTTGGTCTACTTGGTAAATATGTGATGAAAAATATTCAGCAG GGAGCAGCAACTACATGTTACGTTGCATTGCATCCACAATTGAAAGGGTTGACTGGCCGTTACTTTGGAGATAGTAACTTAGCTGAAGCAAGTTCACAAGCAGCTGATCCAGAGCTGGCAAGGAAACTGTGGGAACATAGCTCAAATTTGGTCAAATCTTGA
- the LOC137837604 gene encoding short-chain dehydrogenase TIC 32, chloroplastic-like isoform X9: MWWLGRKGPSGFSASSTAEEVTQGIDASHLTAIVTGATSGIGVETARVLALRGVHVVMGIRNMAAGAEIKETILRDNPTAKIGMMELDLSSLESVRKFAAQFKSCGLPLNILVNNAGIMATPFKLSKDNIELQFATNHIGHFLLTNLLLETMKQTAIEQRKEGRIVNVSSRRHKLSYPEGIRFDKINDESGYNSLSAYGQSKLANVLHANELARRLKEEGTKITANSISPGPIATNLFRYHSLIDGSSNYMLRCIASTIERVDWPLLWR; the protein is encoded by the exons ATGTGGTGGTTGGGAAGAAAAGGACCTTCAGGATTCTCAGCTTCTTCTACTGCTGAGGAAGTTACTCAAGGGATTGATGCCTCTCACCTCACTGCCATTGTTACAG GGGCAACTAGTGGAATTGGTGTTGAAACTGCACGTGTTCTTGCATTACGCGGTGTCCATGTTGTTATGGGGATCAGAAATATGGCAGCTGGTGCGGAGATCAAGGAAACGATACTAAGAGATAACCCAACTGCAAAAATTGGCATGATGGAGCTGGACCTTAGCTCACTGGAATCAGTTAGGAAATTTGCAGCACAATTCAAATCCTGTGGtcttcctctaaatatacttgt TAATAATGCAGGAATCATGGCAACACCATTCAAGCTTTCCAAAGACAACATAGAATTACAATTTGCAACAAACCATATAG GTCATTTTCTTTTGACAAACTTATTGCTTGAAACAATGAAACAGACTGCTATTGAACAAAGGAAGGAGGGAAGGATCGTGAATGTCTCATCAAGACGTCATAAATTATCATATCCTGAAGGGATTAGATTTGATAAAATTAATGATGAATCAGG GTATAATAGTTTGTCTGCATATGGGCAGTCAAAGCTTGCCAATGTTTTGCATGCCAATGAGCTTGCCAGACGGCTTAAG GAAGAGGGCACAAAGATAACTGCAAACTCAATTAGCCCAGGACCAATTGCCACCAATCTATTTCGTTATCACAGTTTAATAGATG GGAGCAGCAACTACATGTTACGTTGCATTGCATCCACAATTGAAAGGGTTGACTGGCCGTTACTTTGGAGATAG
- the LOC137837604 gene encoding short-chain dehydrogenase TIC 32, chloroplastic-like isoform X6, whose amino-acid sequence MWWLGRKGPSGFSASSTAEEVTQGIDASHLTAIVTGATSGIGVETARVLALRGVHVVMGIRNMAAGAEIKETILRDNPTAKIGMMELDLSSLESVRKFAAQFKSCGLPLNILVNNAGIMATPFKLSKDNIELQFATNHIGHFLLTNLLLETMKQTAIEQRKEGRIVNVSSRRHKLSYPEGIRFDKINDESGYNSLSAYGQSKLANVLHANELARRLKVTNLVEQEEGTKITANSISPGPIATNLFRYHSLIDGSSNYMLRCIASTIERVDWPLLWR is encoded by the exons ATGTGGTGGTTGGGAAGAAAAGGACCTTCAGGATTCTCAGCTTCTTCTACTGCTGAGGAAGTTACTCAAGGGATTGATGCCTCTCACCTCACTGCCATTGTTACAG GGGCAACTAGTGGAATTGGTGTTGAAACTGCACGTGTTCTTGCATTACGCGGTGTCCATGTTGTTATGGGGATCAGAAATATGGCAGCTGGTGCGGAGATCAAGGAAACGATACTAAGAGATAACCCAACTGCAAAAATTGGCATGATGGAGCTGGACCTTAGCTCACTGGAATCAGTTAGGAAATTTGCAGCACAATTCAAATCCTGTGGtcttcctctaaatatacttgt TAATAATGCAGGAATCATGGCAACACCATTCAAGCTTTCCAAAGACAACATAGAATTACAATTTGCAACAAACCATATAG GTCATTTTCTTTTGACAAACTTATTGCTTGAAACAATGAAACAGACTGCTATTGAACAAAGGAAGGAGGGAAGGATCGTGAATGTCTCATCAAGACGTCATAAATTATCATATCCTGAAGGGATTAGATTTGATAAAATTAATGATGAATCAGG GTATAATAGTTTGTCTGCATATGGGCAGTCAAAGCTTGCCAATGTTTTGCATGCCAATGAGCTTGCCAGACGGCTTAAGGTGACCAACTTAGTTGAG CAGGAAGAGGGCACAAAGATAACTGCAAACTCAATTAGCCCAGGACCAATTGCCACCAATCTATTTCGTTATCACAGTTTAATAGATG GGAGCAGCAACTACATGTTACGTTGCATTGCATCCACAATTGAAAGGGTTGACTGGCCGTTACTTTGGAGATAG
- the LOC137837604 gene encoding short-chain dehydrogenase TIC 32, chloroplastic-like isoform X4 — translation MWWLGRKGPSGFSASSTAEEVTQGIDASHLTAIVTGATSGIGVETARVLALRGVHVVMGIRNMAAGAEIKETILRDNPTAKIGMMELDLSSLESVRKFAAQFKSCGLPLNILVNNAGIMATPFKLSKDNIELQFATNHIGHFLLTNLLLETMKQTAIEQRKEGRIVNVSSRRHKLSYPEGIRFDKINDESGYNSLSAYGQSKLANVLHANELARRLKVTNLVEQEEGTKITANSISPGPIATNLFRYHSLIDVVVGLLGKYVMKNIQQVNGLGSSNYMLRCIASTIERVDWPLLWR, via the exons ATGTGGTGGTTGGGAAGAAAAGGACCTTCAGGATTCTCAGCTTCTTCTACTGCTGAGGAAGTTACTCAAGGGATTGATGCCTCTCACCTCACTGCCATTGTTACAG GGGCAACTAGTGGAATTGGTGTTGAAACTGCACGTGTTCTTGCATTACGCGGTGTCCATGTTGTTATGGGGATCAGAAATATGGCAGCTGGTGCGGAGATCAAGGAAACGATACTAAGAGATAACCCAACTGCAAAAATTGGCATGATGGAGCTGGACCTTAGCTCACTGGAATCAGTTAGGAAATTTGCAGCACAATTCAAATCCTGTGGtcttcctctaaatatacttgt TAATAATGCAGGAATCATGGCAACACCATTCAAGCTTTCCAAAGACAACATAGAATTACAATTTGCAACAAACCATATAG GTCATTTTCTTTTGACAAACTTATTGCTTGAAACAATGAAACAGACTGCTATTGAACAAAGGAAGGAGGGAAGGATCGTGAATGTCTCATCAAGACGTCATAAATTATCATATCCTGAAGGGATTAGATTTGATAAAATTAATGATGAATCAGG GTATAATAGTTTGTCTGCATATGGGCAGTCAAAGCTTGCCAATGTTTTGCATGCCAATGAGCTTGCCAGACGGCTTAAGGTGACCAACTTAGTTGAG CAGGAAGAGGGCACAAAGATAACTGCAAACTCAATTAGCCCAGGACCAATTGCCACCAATCTATTTCGTTATCACAGTTTAATAGATG TGGTTGTTGGTCTACTTGGTAAATATGTGATGAAAAATATTCAGCAGGTAAACGGATTAG GGAGCAGCAACTACATGTTACGTTGCATTGCATCCACAATTGAAAGGGTTGACTGGCCGTTACTTTGGAGATAG
- the LOC137837604 gene encoding short-chain dehydrogenase TIC 32, chloroplastic-like isoform X8 translates to MWWLGRKGPSGFSASSTAEEVTQGIDASHLTAIVTGATSGIGVETARVLALRGVHVVMGIRNMAAGAEIKETILRDNPTAKIGMMELDLSSLESVRKFAAQFKSCGLPLNILVNNAGIMATPFKLSKDNIELQFATNHIGHFLLTNLLLETMKQTAIEQRKEGRIVNVSSRRHKLSYPEGIRFDKINDESGYNSLSAYGQSKLANVLHANELARRLKQEEGTKITANSISPGPIATNLFRYHSLIDGSSNYMLRCIASTIERVDWPLLWR, encoded by the exons ATGTGGTGGTTGGGAAGAAAAGGACCTTCAGGATTCTCAGCTTCTTCTACTGCTGAGGAAGTTACTCAAGGGATTGATGCCTCTCACCTCACTGCCATTGTTACAG GGGCAACTAGTGGAATTGGTGTTGAAACTGCACGTGTTCTTGCATTACGCGGTGTCCATGTTGTTATGGGGATCAGAAATATGGCAGCTGGTGCGGAGATCAAGGAAACGATACTAAGAGATAACCCAACTGCAAAAATTGGCATGATGGAGCTGGACCTTAGCTCACTGGAATCAGTTAGGAAATTTGCAGCACAATTCAAATCCTGTGGtcttcctctaaatatacttgt TAATAATGCAGGAATCATGGCAACACCATTCAAGCTTTCCAAAGACAACATAGAATTACAATTTGCAACAAACCATATAG GTCATTTTCTTTTGACAAACTTATTGCTTGAAACAATGAAACAGACTGCTATTGAACAAAGGAAGGAGGGAAGGATCGTGAATGTCTCATCAAGACGTCATAAATTATCATATCCTGAAGGGATTAGATTTGATAAAATTAATGATGAATCAGG GTATAATAGTTTGTCTGCATATGGGCAGTCAAAGCTTGCCAATGTTTTGCATGCCAATGAGCTTGCCAGACGGCTTAAG CAGGAAGAGGGCACAAAGATAACTGCAAACTCAATTAGCCCAGGACCAATTGCCACCAATCTATTTCGTTATCACAGTTTAATAGATG GGAGCAGCAACTACATGTTACGTTGCATTGCATCCACAATTGAAAGGGTTGACTGGCCGTTACTTTGGAGATAG
- the LOC137837604 gene encoding short-chain dehydrogenase TIC 32, chloroplastic-like isoform X5, translated as MWWLGRKGPSGFSASSTAEEVTQGIDASHLTAIVTGATSGIGVETARVLALRGVHVVMGIRNMAAGAEIKETILRDNPTAKIGMMELDLSSLESVRKFAAQFKSCGLPLNILVNNAGIMATPFKLSKDNIELQFATNHIGHFLLTNLLLETMKQTAIEQRKEGRIVNVSSRRHKLSYPEGIRFDKINDESGYNSLSAYGQSKLANVLHANELARRLKQEEGTKITANSISPGPIATNLFRYHSLIDVVVGLLGKYVMKNIQQVNGLGSSNYMLRCIASTIERVDWPLLWR; from the exons ATGTGGTGGTTGGGAAGAAAAGGACCTTCAGGATTCTCAGCTTCTTCTACTGCTGAGGAAGTTACTCAAGGGATTGATGCCTCTCACCTCACTGCCATTGTTACAG GGGCAACTAGTGGAATTGGTGTTGAAACTGCACGTGTTCTTGCATTACGCGGTGTCCATGTTGTTATGGGGATCAGAAATATGGCAGCTGGTGCGGAGATCAAGGAAACGATACTAAGAGATAACCCAACTGCAAAAATTGGCATGATGGAGCTGGACCTTAGCTCACTGGAATCAGTTAGGAAATTTGCAGCACAATTCAAATCCTGTGGtcttcctctaaatatacttgt TAATAATGCAGGAATCATGGCAACACCATTCAAGCTTTCCAAAGACAACATAGAATTACAATTTGCAACAAACCATATAG GTCATTTTCTTTTGACAAACTTATTGCTTGAAACAATGAAACAGACTGCTATTGAACAAAGGAAGGAGGGAAGGATCGTGAATGTCTCATCAAGACGTCATAAATTATCATATCCTGAAGGGATTAGATTTGATAAAATTAATGATGAATCAGG GTATAATAGTTTGTCTGCATATGGGCAGTCAAAGCTTGCCAATGTTTTGCATGCCAATGAGCTTGCCAGACGGCTTAAG CAGGAAGAGGGCACAAAGATAACTGCAAACTCAATTAGCCCAGGACCAATTGCCACCAATCTATTTCGTTATCACAGTTTAATAGATG TGGTTGTTGGTCTACTTGGTAAATATGTGATGAAAAATATTCAGCAGGTAAACGGATTAG GGAGCAGCAACTACATGTTACGTTGCATTGCATCCACAATTGAAAGGGTTGACTGGCCGTTACTTTGGAGATAG